The following are encoded in a window of Carya illinoinensis cultivar Pawnee chromosome 15, C.illinoinensisPawnee_v1, whole genome shotgun sequence genomic DNA:
- the LOC122296925 gene encoding F-box protein At5g07610-like — MATIRKSQSTSGSRTTRLQMSAAAVASSEDLLREILTRLPVRPLVRLKVVHARRNCRSNGLLLKGLKQAPGLSLVPLGEYQPPRVLPFNFLNKWGTSVLDSCKGLLCYSMADLHNPKQISYYVCHLASGEFTRIGVFDVLSTIRLKVGIVSFDPLKSVHYKVILIHQIPSASSNFRLNIDIYASVTQSWKPAEVVIVPYDAGFNNEAVYMNGAIYWYDQTRKAVWYLDLDTKCLDRVPDLMDWPKISSVKYFGESRQLASHCNMQTPHYATYCL, encoded by the exons ATGGCAACAATAAGAAAAAGCCAGAGCACCAGCGGGTCTAGAACAACCAGGCTGCAGATGTCGGCTGCTGCAGTCGCTAGCAGTGAAGACCTCTTGAGAGAGATTCTTACGCGTCTTCCTGTGAGACCTCTTGTCAGACTCAAGGTTGT TCATGCCCGCAGAAACTGTAGATCCAATGGTTTATTGTTGAAAGGTCTCAAACAAGCCCCAGGACTTTCCCTCGTACCCCTTGGGGAGTATCAACCTCCTAGGGTTTTACCATTCAACTTTCTCAACAAGTGGGGTACAAGTGTTTTAGATTCCTGCAAGGGCTTGTTGTGCTATTCTATGGCAGATCTTCATAATCCCAAACAAATTTCTTACTATGTTTGTCATCTTGCTTCCGGGGAGTTCACAAGAATCGGTGTGTTTGATGTGCTGTCAACAATACGTTTAAAAGTTGGCATTGTATCTTTTGATCCTTTGAAGTCAGTTCACTACAAAGTTATCTTGATTCATCAAATACCTTCCGCATCATCTAACTTTCGACTGAACATTGATATTTACGCATCGGTGACCCAATCTTGGAAGCCTGCCGAAGTTGTCATAGTACCATATGATGCAGGATTTAACAATGAAGCAGTTTACATGAATGGTGCTATTTACTGGTATGATCAAACCCGGAAAGCAGTTTGGTACCTTGATTTAGATACAAAATGTCTAGACAGAGTGCCGGATTTAATGGATTGGCCGAAAATAAGTTCTGTCAAGTATTTTGGAGAGTCGCGGCAACTTGCATCTCATTGCAACATGCAGACTCCGCACTATGCTACTTACTGTCTATGA